The Tolypothrix sp. NIES-4075 DNA segment TGCAACTAAGCCAGTCAAAATCATAAAGATATCTGCTGCAATTACCCCGGCAATCAATTTTGGACGTAACCCAGCTAGAACTCCCAAATCAAGTAATAGCACTGGGGTAGTAACAACCCAGTCTACATATCTTCCCCAGAAAACTGTTTGATCCTTCACGGGAGTGACCGTTTCACCGAGAATCATTGTTAAATATAGTGCCCCTGCCCAAAGTACGATGAAGAAGCTTTTCAAAGGAAATTCCATCCCTTCTTTTCGCCTCATTGCTACCGCTTTTTGTCCAAATATTACCGCTCCAATGACCATGCCAATAAAGCCAATCCACAGTCCAATCAACGCTAGCTGCGTCATAGTCTACGTTACCATCTCAAATTGTTATTTATTTTAAAATATTTGTTGATGTTTTACCGAACTTCTAGCGGAAGAATGATTTTGATGTTAGCAATCTCTGTAATTATGAATGCGGACAGGTTTTAAACTGCCTAAAAAATAATATGCCGCAATATTTCGGAAAACTATCCACAACAGATGAACCTTGGACAACTATTAGCGCTGTGCAAGCTGTAAACCAAATCTGACAGACTATCAATTTTGAGTGTGGTGACTCACGCCTTGCAATTAGCATAATAGCCGCAAATTTAATTCGTGTGCGACTTGCCCCAAGTGGCGAATTTATGCAGGGTCGAGAGTGGGCGGTAACGTTGGATGATGCAGAATGGGCAAAAGTACCTTTTGAAGTGCGAGAAACTGAAGCAACAGTAGAAATTGAAACAGAAGAAATACGTGTTTTCATTCAACGGCAAAACTGTCGCATAACCTGTTTTGATAAAGCTAATCGTCCCTTTGCCCAAGATGCAGACATGGGTATAGATTGGGGGATGGGTGCAGTTGCAGCCTGGAAACAAATCGCCGCTTTTCCTTTCGCTTTCCCCCTCCTTCCTTATGCCCAAAAGAAGAAAATCTGCACAAAGGTAGATGTAAAAATAATTTAAGTAAGTAGCATGAAAAACAATGGGTATAACCTTTTATAACGGAAGAAATACCAAACTGTGCCGCTTTAGATAGATGCAGTTAAACAAACCTCAATGTTAAAAGGCAACCGCTTGCATCTGCATGATATACCTCTGACATTTTCACCCAAACTTGTTGGAAAAATTGCCAGCGCGATCGCTATTTGTGTTGGTGGCTTAGTACTGCTTGGGTGGTGGCTCAACATCGAAGTTGTCACGCATGGTGGGAACACTACCTCAATAATGAAAGCGAATACAGCATTGTGCTTTGTACTGTCTGGTGTTTCGCTGTGGTCGCAAGAAGGAGATAGAAAGACTTGGGGACAAGGGGGAGTGGGGGACAAGGGGGACAAGGGGGACAAGGGGACAAGGGGAGTGGGGGACAAGGGGAGTGGGGGACAAAATTCTTCTTTCCCCCCATCCCCCCCTCTCTCCCCCACTCCCCCACTCCCCCCACCTTCTGGCTTTCCAAAGTATGTTTAGTCGCAGTGATATTAATTGGTTTGCTGACGCTGATTGAATATGTGTTCGGCTGGAATTTTGGTATTGATGAACTGCTGTTAGGTGACTCATCGCCTGTGACAACATTTTATCCTGGGCGAATGGGGTTAAATACGGCAGTAAATTTTGTGCTGGTTGGCACAGCTATAAATCTGCTGATTCATCAAAAAACTCGCCGTAGCTTTTGGTATGCTCAAATTCTTACCCTGATAGCTGCTTTGATTTCTTTACAAGCTGTCATCGGCTATGCCTACAACGTAAAAGTGCTTTACGGTGTTGCTCCTTACACAACATCTATGACGTTACTGACGGCACTAACCTTCATAGTAGTCTGTGCAGGCATTCTTTGGAGTCATCCAGAGTCAGGGTTGATGCGGGTAGTAACAAGTGATACTGACGGTGGGTTGCTTGCGAGGCGTTTATTGTTTGCGGCGATCGCACTTCCTTGTGTGCTAGGCTGGTTAATCGTTGAAGGTCAACGTCAAAAACAGTATGATGCGGCGTTTGCAGTGTCAATGTTTGCCATCATCGTTATTGTCAGTTTCGTCGTTTTAATTTGGCAAAGTGCAGCGTTAATTGAACACCTTAGCTTAGAACGCGATCGCGCAATAGAAGCGCTGAAAGAAAACGAACAAAAATTGATGGGTTTCGTAGATGCTAACGTCATTGGCATTCTTTTTGGCGACATTTACGGGGGTATTTTACAGGCAAATGACGAATTTTTGCGAATTATCGGCTATACGCGAGAGGATTTAGTAGCCGGGAGGATAGACTGGATTGACATCACACCACCAGAATATCTGCATTTGGATGAAATTGCGATCGCCGAGGCAAAATTAACTGGTGCTTGTACTCCTTATGAAAAAGAATACATTCGTCCGGATAATAGCCGCGTTTCGGTTGTAATTGGTTACACTTTGCTGGGAGAAAAACGCGAACAGTCAGTAGCTTTTATTTTAGACTTGAGCGATCGCATTCTTGCAGAAGCCGCGTTACGTCGCAGTGAAGAAAGATTTCGTTTGGCTATTGATAATATCCCCGATGTGTTTGGTATATATGATGCCGAATTGCGATTGCAGTTTGTCAACGCTGCGGGTTTGCAACGCACTAATAAATCACTAGAGGAAATCAAAGGACGCACTGACGAGGAAATCTTTCCACCGTCCATTACAAACGCTTATTTACCAACTTTAAAAAAAGCACTTCAAACGCGCACCTTACAAACCGTAGAAGCCACAATAAATTTACCTGATTATGTCAGCACTACACTCATCAAATATGTGCCAATCCTCGATGAGAAAGGTGAAATTTACCAGATTCTCGGCGTAACTGACGATATCACCGTCCGCAAGCGTGCGGAAGAAGTTCTGCAAAATCAGCAAAAATGGCTAGAAGATGCTGTAAACTTAATGCCAACACCTTTGCTGTTTATCGAACCAAAAACTGCACGGGTAACTTTCGCCAATCGCGCTGCTGACGAATTAGCTGGAGGTAAATTTCCTTTAGCTGAATGCGTGGAAGATTATTACACAACTTATTACAGCACAGATGCGGCAGGAAATCCGATTCCAAACGAACAAGCACCTGGGGTAAGAGTTGCTCGTGGCGAACGTCTCGATGGGGTAGAGTTGAATTGGCACACGCCTGAAGGAATCCGTTCTCTGCTAATATATGCAGATACTCTGCCCGCAATGCATGGTATTCCAGCTACCTGCGTTTTGACGTTTCAAGACATCACCAACCTCAAGCGGGTAGAAAAAGCGCTTTCATTAGGTTATAAAAGGCTTCAACTTTTATTTGGCACGGCAAGCGATTTACTATCGAGTCAGCAACCAGTAACATTGCTTGATGGCTTATTCCAAAAACTTGCCGAGCAAATTGGTTTAGATGCTTATTTTAACTATTTAGTTGAAGAAAACGAATTAGTCTTGCGGCTAGCTTCTTATAGTGGTATTTCTGAGGAACTTGCTAAAGATATTGAGTGGCTGAAGTTTGGGCAAGCGGTGTCCGGTACAGTTGCAATGGAACGACGTGCAATTTCTTTAGAGAATGTGCAACAATCAACGGATGTGAAAACAGAACTGATTCGCGCTGTTGGCATTACCGCGTATTATGGTTATCCGTTGGTAGCGCAAGGACGAGTTTTAGGTACACTTTCCTTTGCCAGTCGTAGTAAAGATAGCTTTAGCCAAAATGAAATCGGGATGATGCAAGCGGTTTGTGACCAGATAGCGATCGCAATGGAAAGAGCAAGCTTGATTGCTTCTTTGCAACAGCAAACAGAGCAACTTACAGAAGCCAACCGCATGAAGGATGAGTTTCTGGCAATATTATCGCATGAATTGCGATCGCCTCTCAACGCCATTCTCGGTTGGGCACAGATGCTACGTTCTCCACGCAAGCTCACCGAAACTCAAACTGCTAAAGCTTTAGAGACAATCGAGCGCAACGCTAGAGCGCAAACACAACTAATTGAAGACTTGTTAGATATCTCGCGGATGATTAGAGGCAAATTGCGTCTCAATGTCCGCAGTTGCGATTTAGTGCCAATTATTGAATCAGCACTCGATTCTGTAGGTCTAGCGGCTGATGCAAAAGAAATTCACATCGAAACTTCAATTAACCGAAATACTGAATTAATCCTCGGTGATTCTGGACGCTTGCAGCAAATTATTTGGAATCTACTATCCAACGCCATCAAGTTTACACCCCAAGGCGGGCGCGTGCAAGTTAATTTGCAACGAATTAATTCTCATGTGGAAATCACCGTAAGCGACACAGGCATTGGTATCAAACCGGAATTTATACCTTACGTCTTTGATCGCTTTCGTCAAGCAGATAG contains these protein-coding regions:
- a CDS encoding DUF4968 domain-containing protein — translated: MIAANLIRVRLAPSGEFMQGREWAVTLDDAEWAKVPFEVRETEATVEIETEEIRVFIQRQNCRITCFDKANRPFAQDADMGIDWGMGAVAAWKQIAAFPFAFPLLPYAQKKKICTKVDVKII